The following are from one region of the Acanthopagrus latus isolate v.2019 chromosome 2, fAcaLat1.1, whole genome shotgun sequence genome:
- the bicra gene encoding BRD4-interacting chromatin-remodeling complex-associated protein isoform X2, whose translation MDDEDGRCLLDVICDPEALNDFLHGSETHLDTDDLLDGSSDPSSSFFSTTGGHVPEVQPAVQLSANEPTGLPRVSVDLDFLEDEDILGGSPGGEGGSNGIGTNHEPCDILQQSLAEANITEQSLQEAEAELDLGSFGIPGLTQVVQTLPDATLPGSGGAAVGVGIGVGVGGAAAIFPGSAPSNTSTPPSATADMLGSVLAQQGLQLQPQVMNKAISVQPFMQPMGLGNVTLQPISSLQALPNGSQSGHLGIGQIQVVGQPTVMTINQSGQPILAKAMGGYQLHQSGPEVSGAGSQAGLGGSGGGLLIQSNKGALGSPALNGPAVCVSSTNSSSGVTMTASTGLVGFGSTSLSSGIGPQTQTQGQIMQNVIIQRTPTPIQPKPPQGGAIQPKLFKQQQQQQQSQPAPQTLQNDAHKALGLQQIPVSTAQNVAFLTGKPGSNVVLSTQATTQGPQFQQTLFKQQAAQPSGKPLSVHLLNQQGSIVIPSQTVLQGQNHQFLLPQLQAGGQILTQHPGGHIITSQGPGGQLIANQILTTNQNINLGQVLTSQGHPGAHILSGPIQLQPGQMGTPTLFQMPVSLAQSQSQTQTHSVSGHAQTVIQGMPIQNSLTMLSQVEGLSPAVSLQPALQPQPGGVPSSNSTGAATMAQGQPGECVTVLGSSTDQAAHPTQQHVPQSSILAMQPALSVSTTATVPTSSPSMSVSTSSSVTAVGLVPPQAQHSPGRLLFTNQGSSMILSQESLQMFLQQEQRHQTENESTPSVGVPASVIVSSNSITAPAPAVHDSQLTDSWVGQSHSPSPGPSHMTAVVKQVPSSGHKQTLKIQGMSPSPTLTTHPAAPPVAVSPQPSHSPLTLSQQIQSPHQQQQSHPPSQPQPQSQTPSRSCTPSSHPPLFIVHNQIAESPQPAPQGQTQPQQTHIQVQLQPQPRPASQPAPYQQDMPPMSQSPKPPPAPPAQHQFTSPPVSTSAAAVVKAQVPIQGLTAEQQHHLQLVGAQIQTLSGIAQPSPQQKQLLDKLHQVQQNILLQAKQSAQPQPQPQPQPQPQPQATSQFSSQQDVPVDKVVLASSVSSGTPAQLPSVLQPTSVLVKTPATASSDLQVFSGAQGPAGAMVNQTVTPASLTQPAQVQPKPGVISSVGGMTLGKGGMQIQVLAQMPAPQPPAPVQTQTTMKMPFSAEPSKEASMLEQLRKQQGSVLHPNYSAPFHSFEDTLHRLLPYHLYQGTANSSQDYQRVDDEFEKVSCHLLKRTQAMLDKYRHLLFTESKQRLGPSAEMVMIDRMFIQEEKVALSQDRILAKERPEEFVANVRLLESVVSSQEKSSSAEQTPVSGGVAVAVPAPAPAAPAPAPLPNVTPNPPPGPTPAPVPAPAPVPVQAPAPAPAPAPAPAPSTTPSTTPFPPTKLVIKQGGGGASVSWSSSCPPPPPSGASRVVPEPTSQSTSFSRAPAASSSFSSSSSQAADDDDALPQRTSKPPMKTYEARRRIGLKLKIKQDQTGFSKVVHNTALDPVHTPQLQQSSQSISQPQTQPQFEAAVTHPKSHPSSTPPTTVIRTQSPVCTVSSASSVTTATTRCNPPLRGNVPPNAAPSSSTSSSHSWSSSTSSSSSSTQMNGTLDHHDVGGVKHNSASTATPSQTTCRLPLRKTYRENISPRVRPGVPGGGDESLSYPRPTPSPPRHEASSPPSERTVIASVKVEKRGREASHAHTESSHESGRLVSAMQGLDDMDEVFNRGIKTTQHHHLPQLLDREGAKERGEEHTDQETDVSKYKRASGKNRHRAGGTFRMDQHAPGPPSPESSFTRDSLLPAKRCKSDSPDMDNASFSSGSPPDDSLNEHLQCAIDSILNLQQEPSARGHHIKGGNSRSHQHQSQRPGGSAASSHRPSVPPSSSASSSSSLAQHPQVGGRGHNGSLVPQTQSR comes from the exons ATGGATGATGAAGACGGCAGGTGCCTTCTAGATGTAATTTG tgacCCAGAAGCTCTCAATGACTTTCTTCATGGATCTGAGACCCAT TTGGACACTGACGACCTTTTGGATGGTTCGAGTGACCCCTCCAGCTCGTTCTTCTCTACCACTGGG GGCCATGTTCCGGAGGTCCAGCCTGCAGTCCAGCTGTCGGCCAATGAGCCGACAGGCCTGCCTAGAGTCAGTGTCGACCTGGACTTCCTGGAGGATGAAGACATCTTGGGAGGATCCCCAGGTGGAGAAGGTGGGAGCAATGGCATTGGGACAAATCACGAACCATGTGACATCCTGCAGCAGAGCTTGGCTGAAGCCAACATCACAGAACAAAGCCTTCAGGAGGCAGAGGCTGAGCTGGACCTGGGCTCCTTTGGAATTCCAGGTCTTACGCAGGTGGTTCAGACGCTGCCTGATGCCACCCTTCCTGGGTCTGGAGGCGCTGCTGTTGGTGTAGGCATAGGTGTTGGTGTTGGGGGAGCAGCAGCAATTTTCCCAGGGTCTGCCCCCAGCAACACATCTACTCCCCCCAGTGCTACAGCTGATATGCTGGGGTCAGTGCTTGCCCAGCAGGGCCTCCAACTCCAACCCCAGGTCATGAACAAGGCCATTAGTGTTCAGCCATTTATGCAGCCCATGGGCCTAGGAAATGTGACGCTTCAACCCATTTCAAGTCTCCAAGCTCTTCCTAATGGGAGCCAGTCTGGACATTTGGGTATTGGACAGATTCAGGTTGTGGGCCAGCCTACAGTCATGACTATCAATCAGTCTGGGCAGCCAATCCTGGCAAAAGCCATGGGTGGTTACCAGCTGCATCAGTCTGGGCCAGAGGTATCAGGTGCTGGTTCTCAGGCGGGGCTCGGAGGCTCAGGGGGTGGACTTCTGATCCAAAGCAACAAAGGCGCTTTGGGATCTCCAGCTTTAAATGGACCGGCTGTTTGtgtcagcagcacaaacagcagcagtggtgttACAATGACTGCTTCTACTGGGCTTGTGGGCTTTGGCAGTACTTCTCTAAGTTCAGGAATTGGAccccagacacaaacacaaggccAAATCATGCAGAACGTGATCATCCAACGCACACCAACACCCATTCAGCCTAAACCCCCTCAGGGGGGAGCCATCCAACCGAAACtcttcaaacagcagcaacagcagcagcagtcccaGCCAGCACCCCAAACCCTGCAAAACGATGCCCACAAGGCTCTAGGGCTGCAACAAATTCCGGTTTCTACTGCTCAGAATGTAGCCTTCTTGACAGGAAAGCCAGGCTCTAACGTTGTCCTGAGTACTCAAGCCACAACACAAGGCCCTCAGTTTCAACAAACCCTATTCAAACAACAAGCAGCACAACCATCTGGCAAGCCCCTCAGTGTACACTTGTTAAACCAACAAGGCAGCATCGTTATTCCCTCTCAGACAGTTCTGCAAGGTCAGAATCACCAGTTTCTCCTGCCACAACTTCAAGCAGGTGGGCAGATCCTGACCCAGCACCCTGGGGGCCACATCATAACTAGTCAGGGTCCTGGTGGACAGCTCATTGCTAACCAGATTTTAACTACAAACCAGAACATCAACTTGGGTCAGGTGCTGACTTCACAAGGTCACCCTGGGGCACACATCCTCTCTGGACCCATTCAGCTCCAGCCTGGCCAGATGGGCACACCCACCCTTTTTCAGATGCCTGTCTCACTGGCCCAGAGTCAAAGCCAGACACAGACTCATTCTGTCTCAGGTCATGCCCAGACAGTCATACAGGGCATGCCAATCCAGAACTCCCTGACCATGCTTAGTCAAGTGGAGGGGCTGAGCCCCGCCGTCAGCCTCCAGCCAGCTCTTCAACCCCAGCCAGGTGGCGTCcccagcagcaacagcacagGAGCAGCAACCATGGCTCAAGGCCAGCCTGGAGAGTGTGTTACTGTGCTGGGCAGCTCCACAGACCAGGCTGCTCATCCTACTCAGCAGCATGTACCACAGTCCTCTATCCTGGCCATGCAACCGGCTTTGTCTGTGTCCACGACTGCCACAGTACCCACCTCTTCTCCGTCCATGTCCGTgtccacctcttcctctgtcacaGCAGTGGGGCTGGTCCCCCCTCAGGCTCAGCACAGTCCAGGGAGGTTACTCTTTACCAACCAGGGCTCCAGTATGATCCTGAGCCAGGAGTCTCTGCAGATGTTCCTGCAACAG GAGCAGCGCCACCAAACAGAGAATGAGTCAACCCCCTCTGTGGGCGTACCGGCGTCTGTAATCGTCAGCAGCAACAGCATCACTGCTCCGGCCCCCGCTGTCCATGACAGCCAATTAACTGACTCATGGGTGGGTCAGAGCCACAGCCCTTCCCCTGGCCCCTCCCACATGACAGCAGTGGTGAAGCAG GTACCCTCcagtggacacaaacagacCCTGAAGATCCAGGGCATGTCCCCCTCACCGACCTTGACCACTCACCCGGCAGCGCCCCCAGTGGCGGTCAGCCCTCAGCCTTCCCACTCCCCTCTCACTCTGAGCCAGCAGATCCAGTCGCCACACCAACAGCAACAgtctcatcctccctctcagcctcagccacagtcTCAGACTCCCTCCCGCTCATGCACACCCTCATCTCATCCTCCGCTTTTTATTGTCCATAACCAAATAGCAGAGTCCCCCCAGCCGGCTCCACAGGGCCAGACGCAGCCccagcagacacacattcaaGTTCAGCTTCAGCCTCAGCCTCGACCGGCCTCTCAGCCGGCCCCTTATCAGCAAGACATGCCTCCTATGTCACAGTCACCCAAGCCTCCTCCTGCACCACCTGCACAGCACCAGTTTACGTCTCCTCCTGTGAGCACATCTGCCGCTGCTGTCGTCAAAGCCCAGGTTCCCATCCAGGGCCTGACAGCggagcagcagcaccacctgcAATTAGTAGGAGCGCAAATTCAGACGCTGTCAGGCATCGCTCAGCCCTCACCTcagcagaaacagctgctggatAAACTGCACCAG GTCCAGCAGAACATCCTGCTGCAGGCCAAGCAGTCcgctcagcctcagcctcagcctcagcctcaacCTCAACCTCAGCCGCAAGCAACCAGTCAGTTCAGCTCGCAGCAAGATGTGCCTGTTGATAAAGTGGTTCTTGCGTCATCGGTCAGCAGTGGCACACCTGCTCAGCTTCCCTCAGTGCTGCAGCCGACGTCAGTGCTCGTCAAAACTCCGGCTACAG CATCAAGTGACTTACAGGTATTCTCAGGAGCCCAAGGGCCAGCTGGAGCAATGGTGAATCAGACTGTCACTCCTGCCAGCCTTACCCAGCCTGCACAG GTTCAGCCAAAGCCAGGGGTGATCAGCTCAGTTGGAGGGATGACTCTGGGGAAAGGTGGGATGCAGATACAGGTATTGGCTCAAATGCCTGCTCCTCAGCCTCCAGCTCCAGTACAAACTCAG ACAACAATGAAGATGCCTTTCAGTGCAGAGCCCAGCAAAGAAGCCAG TATGCTGGAACAGCTGAGGAAACAGCAGGGTTCAGTGCTTCACCCAAACTACAGTGCTCCTTTCCACTCATTTGAGGACACACTGCACAGACTGCTGCCTTACCATCTCTACCAGGGAACTGCCAACTCTTCTCAAGACTATCAGAGAG TGGATGATGAATTTGAGAAGGTGTCCTGCCATCTGCTTAAAAGAACCCAGGCCATGCTGGATAAATATCGCCACCTGCTCTTCACAGAGTCAAAA CAGAGACTGGGCCCCTCGGCAGAGATGGTGATGATCGACCGGATGTTCATTCAGGAGGAGAAGGTCGCACTGAGTCAGGACAGGATTTTGGCCAAGGAGAGACCAG AGGAGTTTGTGGCAAACGTGCGCTTGTTGGAGAGTGTAGTTTCATCCCAAGAGAAATCATCTTCTGCTGAGCAGACCCCGGTGAGTGGAGGTGTAGCTGttgctgtccctgctcctgcacctgcagctcctgcccCAGCACCTCTTCCAAACGTCACCCCAAACCCTCCTCCAGGACCTACTCCAGCTCCGGTTCCGGCTCCAGCTCCAGTTCCAGTTcaagctccagctccagctcccgctccagctccagctcctgcacCTTCTACCACCCCTTCCACCACCCCTTTTCCTCCTACCAAACTAGTAATAAaacagggtggaggtggagcctCTGTGTCTTGGTCCAGCAGCtgtccccctccacctccatctggaGCAAGCAGGGTGGTGCCCGAACCCACCAGCCAGAGCACCTCCTTCAGTCGCGCTcctgcagcatcctcctctttctcctcttcgtCCTCGCAAGCTGCTGACGATGACGACGCTCTCCCACAGAGAACCAGCAAACCGCCTATGAAGACTTACGAGGCTCGCAGGAGAATTGGCCTGAAGCTGAAGATCAAGCAAGATCAAACGGGGTTCAGTAAGGTAGTCCACAACACTGCCTTAGATCCAGTGCACACACCTCAACTTCAGCAGAGCAGCCAGTCCATATCGCAGCCTCAGACGCAGCCTCagtttgaagctgctgtaacGCACCCAAAGTCCCACCCTTCATCAACTCCTCCTACTACAGTCATCAGAACTCAGTCCCCCGTATGTACTGTTTCCTCTGCCTCATCGGTCACCACGGCAACCACTCGGTGTAATCCACCACTGAGAGGTAATGTTCCCCCCAATGCAGCTCCATCTTCCTCTACCTCTTCTTCTCATAGTTGGTcatcatccacctcctcctcctcctcctcaactcAAATGAATGGGACATTAGATCACCATGATGTAGGTGGCGTCAAACACAATTCTGCCTCCACTGCCACCCCCTCACAGACAACCTGCCGTCTCCCCCTTCGAAAAACCTACCGGGAAAACATTAGTCCCCGGGTCAGACCTGGTGTCCCAGGGGGAGGAGACGAAAGTTTGTCCTACCCCAGACCTACACCCTCACCCCCCAGGCACGAGgcctcatctcctccctcagaGCGGACTGTGATAGCCAGCGTGAAGGTGGAGAAAAGAGGCAGGGAGGCCTCGCACGCTCACACAGAGTCGAGCCACGAAAGTGGCCGTTTAGTGAGTGCAATGCAGGGGCTGGACGACATGGACGAGGTGTTCAACCGTGGTATCAAAACCACACAACACCATCATCTCCCGCAGCTCCTCGACAGGGAAGGGgcgaaggagagaggggaagagcaCACAGACCAAGAGACAGATGTAAGTAAATACAAGCGGGCAAGTGGGAAAAATAGACATAGGGCAGGTGGAACATTCAGAATGGACCAGCATGCCCCTGGGCCTCCCTCTCCAGAGTCCTCCTTTACACGAGACTCTTTGCTTCCTGCCAAACGCTGTAAGTCAGACTCCCCCGACATGGATAACGCCAGCTTCTCAAGCGGCAGCCCTCCGGACGACTCTCTGAATGAGCACCTGCAGTGCGCCATCGACAGCATCCTGAACCTGCAGCAGGAGCCTTCTGCCCGCGGGCACCACATTAAAGGGGGCAACAGCAGGTCCCACCAACACCAAAGCCAGCGCCCAGGGGGCTCGGCAGCCTCATCCCACAGACCCTCAGTcccaccttcctcctctgcttcctcgtcctcctccttggCCCAGCACCCTCAGGTTGGTGGCCGCGGCCACAATGGCAGCCTGGTTCCCCAGACTCAAAGCAGATAA